From Streptomyces sp. NBC_00775, one genomic window encodes:
- a CDS encoding LLM class flavin-dependent oxidoreductase — translation MSAHRRLMKLGAFLPAPGHHVAAWRHPNARPDGGLDFDYYRSLVQTAERGKFDMVFLSDGAGVRTTYRDAEELSRQGRMVHFEPLTLLSALAVHTTHIGLTATASTTYNEPFNIARKFASLDFLSSGRSGWNVVTSVTDAEAQNFNLDKQPDHAARYRRAREFMDVVTGLWDSWEDDAFSYDKESGRFFDPAKLHILHHKGEHFSVRGPLNVARPPQGYPVIVQAGSSADGQDFAGRWAEVVFTAQQTLDQAQTFYRGMKKQVAEHGRNPDDVKILPGAFIVVGRTRAEAEDKYAVLQDLVDPVVGLGLLTGQLGDVDISGYPLDGPLPDLPPTEGSTSKQQLIYEQARREGLTIRELYLSVAAGRGHRFLLGTPESIADELEDWFVNEAADGFNIMPDYLPDGLDAIVDLLVPELQRRGLFRTEYEGTSLRANLGLPRPAFASARRAAEVRA, via the coding sequence GTGAGCGCGCACCGCCGTCTCATGAAACTCGGCGCCTTCCTCCCCGCGCCCGGCCACCATGTCGCCGCCTGGCGGCATCCCAACGCACGCCCCGACGGAGGCCTGGACTTCGACTACTACCGCTCGTTGGTGCAGACCGCCGAGCGGGGCAAGTTCGACATGGTCTTCCTCTCGGACGGCGCCGGGGTACGCACCACCTACCGGGACGCCGAGGAGCTGAGCCGGCAGGGCCGCATGGTCCACTTCGAGCCGCTGACCCTGCTGTCCGCCCTCGCCGTGCACACCACGCACATAGGGCTCACGGCCACCGCCTCCACGACGTACAACGAACCCTTCAACATCGCGCGGAAGTTCGCCTCGCTGGACTTCCTGAGCTCCGGCCGCTCGGGCTGGAACGTGGTCACCTCGGTCACCGACGCCGAGGCCCAGAACTTCAACCTGGACAAGCAGCCGGACCACGCCGCCCGCTACCGGCGGGCCCGTGAGTTCATGGACGTGGTCACCGGGCTGTGGGACAGCTGGGAGGACGACGCGTTCTCGTACGACAAGGAGTCGGGCCGTTTCTTCGACCCGGCCAAGCTGCACATCCTGCACCACAAGGGCGAGCACTTCTCGGTGCGCGGCCCGCTCAACGTCGCGCGCCCGCCGCAGGGTTACCCGGTGATCGTGCAGGCCGGTTCCTCCGCCGACGGCCAGGACTTCGCCGGCCGCTGGGCCGAGGTGGTGTTCACGGCGCAGCAGACGCTGGACCAGGCGCAGACGTTCTACCGGGGCATGAAGAAGCAGGTCGCCGAGCACGGCCGGAACCCGGACGACGTGAAGATCCTGCCCGGCGCGTTCATCGTGGTCGGCCGTACCCGGGCGGAGGCCGAGGACAAGTACGCGGTCCTCCAGGACCTGGTCGACCCGGTGGTCGGGCTCGGGCTGCTGACCGGTCAGCTGGGCGACGTCGACATCTCCGGATACCCGCTGGACGGCCCGCTGCCCGACCTGCCGCCCACGGAGGGCTCCACCAGCAAGCAGCAGCTGATCTACGAGCAGGCCAGGCGGGAGGGGCTGACCATCCGCGAGCTGTATCTGTCGGTGGCGGCCGGGCGCGGCCACCGGTTCCTGCTCGGCACTCCCGAGTCCATCGCGGACGAGCTGGAGGACTGGTTCGTCAACGAGGCCGCCGACGGCTTCAACATCATGCCCGACTATCTGCCGGACGGCCTCGACGCCATCGTCGATCTGCTGGTGCCGGAGCTCCAGCGGCGCGGGCTGTTCCGTACCGAGTACGAGGGCACCAGCCTGCGCGCCAACCTGGGCCTGCCCCGGCCCGCCTTCGCCTCCGCCCGCCG